A stretch of DNA from Streptomyces sp. NBC_00271:
GTGCGGGCCCCGGCCACGACGTAAGCGCCTTCCTCCGCGAAAGCACGGGCGATTGCCAGGCCGATGCCCCGGCTCGCGCCGGTGACAACTACTGTCTTGTCCTTGAGGTGCAGGTCCATGATGACTTCTTTCTGGATTGAATAATCCACAGAGTGAGGTGGGAGGAGTCGGTCGGGAGCGGAATGCAGCCAGCCGGCCGCTCAGTTCAAGACAACCAGAGCGCTGGAGACAGCACTCTCCAGGAACGCCCGGCCGGCGTGGACGTTGCCCATGACGCGCAGCCCTTGAACGAAGGCGGCCAGGAATCGGGCCGGCCCTGCCGGGCCCTTGTCAGCGGACAGCTCGCCACGCGCCCGCGCTCGCCCCAGGGCGCCGACGAGAGTGCCCTCCACCAGGCGCAGCGTCGCTCGGTTGCCGGATCGGCGGAGCGCTCGGTGGCGGCATTCACCAGGAAGCAGCCCCGCGCGGGATCGCACAGGTCCGCTTCGGTCATGCCGTGAGCGTTGCTCGCAGCGCGGACCACACGTCGGTGGCCGAATCCCGGTCAGAGATCAGCGCTCCGGCGTTGCGTGAGCGATACCGCTCAAGGGCGCGAGCATGGAGCTGCTCCTTGGAACCGAATGCGGCATACAGGCTCCCGCTGACGATGCCGAGTACAGCGGTGAGGTCCTGCAGGGAGGTCGCGGCGCAGCCGCGGCTCCAGAACAGGTCCATCCCACGGTCGATCGCCTGGTCTGCGTCGAACTGCCGGGGGCGTGCCATATCAGCACCGTAATTGTTCTGGATGAACAAGCAAGAATCATGATGGCCCGGCCTGGTTCGCAGCCTGGCCGGCCGGCTGCGGCCCGGCGTTCCTGGGGCCCACTGAGGCGACGCAGCGGGGAACGGGCGGAGGGCTCCCCCTGAGAAGCCGTGCGGCACAGCGGCCGATGGATGCGCCTTGCGGGAGCAGCGCACTCTCGGCCGCCGCGCGCGCGGAACCGATCCGCGATCCGGCCCATGATCACTTCAAGCGCCTCCCGCCAACGGCCGGATCCCTGTTGCGATCTGCGTCAACGACTCGTCGTCCCTCATCACGAACAAGATGACCACCGGTGACCGTAGCCGCCCCACCAGCGCGGATCACGATCTACAGCTGGAGTATCGGTTCCCTGCATGATGCCGTAGGGGTTGCAACGCACAATGAAGTCTTCTCGGCAACGTGACGGTTGCGGTGTGTGATGATGCCGGACGGCGGGATGGTGACTCGGCGTCAGACATGAGTGAAGCCCCTGGTAGGAACGAGTCTGCGAAGATCACGTTCCGTACAACCAGAGGCTCCACGTGGCGTCCAGTATCACCTACACCGCCGTGCTCGATGTCCGCAGGGCGACCGCCGAGCATCTCGCGAAGCTGCTGCGCGGGCACCGCGAGCAGCTCGGGACCCGCAAGGGCACTCGCGCGCTGGGCGTCTTCAAACAGGCGGTGTTCGTGCTGCGCTGGTTCGTCGACGGTACCCGGCTGGCCCAACTCGCCCGGGACAACGGCATCTCGGTACCGACCGCCTACCGCTACCTGCACGAAGGGCTGACGGTGCTCGCCAACCACGCTCCCGATCTGTCCACCGCGCTGGAGAGGGCGGCGGCGGCCGGGTACACCCACCTCAACCTGGACGGCACGGTCATCCGCACCGACCGTGTGGCCGCCGCCGGCCCCAACGGCGCGGACCTGTGGTGGTCGGGGAAGCACAAGCACCACGGAGGAAACGTGCAGGTCATCGCCACCCCGGACGGCTGGCCCCTCTGGGTCTCCCCGGTCCGCCCGGGCCGCGAGCACGACACCACCTGCGCACGGGCCCACGGGCTGGTCGACGCCCTGAACCGGCTCGCCGCCATCCTGGGCGTCCCTACCCTGACCGACCTCGGCTACGA
This window harbors:
- a CDS encoding HARBI1 family protein; this translates as MASSITYTAVLDVRRATAEHLAKLLRGHREQLGTRKGTRALGVFKQAVFVLRWFVDGTRLAQLARDNGISVPTAYRYLHEGLTVLANHAPDLSTALERAAAAGYTHLNLDGTVIRTDRVAAAGPNGADLWWSGKHKHHGGNVQVIATPDGWPLWVSPVRPGREHDTTCARAHGLVDALNRLAAILGVPTLTDLGYENAGPGFRHPVKKPKGGELADPDLAFNAVIRGVHAVAERANALLKVTFKALRRVSLDPSAITRIARAALVLLQLEHGRTA
- a CDS encoding TetR/AcrR family transcriptional regulator — protein: MFIQNNYGADMARPRQFDADQAIDRGMDLFWSRGCAATSLQDLTAVLGIVSGSLYAAFGSKEQLHARALERYRSRNAGALISDRDSATDVWSALRATLTA